The genomic stretch CAGCGGTAAATGTAATACTCACTCGATCTATATTAAGtgtcatggttttagttcaaatttgttaAACGAAAACCACGACAATGATGAAGTGCGAATGCCAAGCAACTTATGTATTAAGTACCTATGTATAAATATGCCTAGTGGATCTGATCAAGCTACTATTACTTCTATATGATTATGACAAATGACACTTTGTGAGTTAATTTGACATACCATATGGGATGGGAGCTTCCTTTCCACAATGAAATACTAGCAGATTATCTGTATGTCCATATATGCAGAACAATACCGTTTTTCTGTAGCATTAAAAGTATCTTCATTCTTTGCCTCAGATTGACCCAACGGAGAACACTATCCACCTACCTAACTATGTAGCCAGTACGAGTGTCACCTACTTATTGAATACAGCGGTACGATTAATTGTTTTGTTGACACAGTGATGCTATTCCTCTGAACTCATGTAAGAATCAGATCTCTTCTGCTATTTCTTTCATTTAGTTTATCCAGTTTGTTGACTTTTTAACCATGGCTTTGGATCCTAGATTCCTAATAGCAATCTTGCTATAtgtttttcttctgccatagaatgatatATGTCCATAGCTTTCATTATTCCAAGTTCAGATAAATTCTTTCGTCCCTACCGTGATACTGTTTCTCTTGAATCATGTCAAATTTAGATTTGATCTGCTCTTCCTCACTTTTAGTTACTccattttgcttgcactttaaccTTCACTCCAAGCCTAGATCTCTAATACTAGCAAACATGCTATTTTTGTCCAGGGCAGGTACGAACAAGTCAACCAGGCGCTGTCCGTGCTCAACAAAATTCACAGCAGTGCACACACCTTCACTGCTCATACGTGTCAGAGAAACTCTGTAAATTTCAAACTGTCCCATCTAATACAGTGATCTTATCTATGGTAGACAAACTGGATGTATCCAAGTGTATGCCTTTTCACTAATCTGATGCTTTCAGTTTTCCTTTATGCTCTTTTTGTTTACAGTTCTTTGCCCTCTGCTTACCATCAATTTATTCAGCATAGCCTGCACTGGTTTGAATGTGAGGCAAACAAACAGTTCTAAATCACCAACAATACAGCTGGATGGccatttttgttgtttttattttcttttttattttgatttttgtCCACTAAATAATTCTCTATTGTACGCTTAAACTACTTACCTTCTTCCATACTCATcaccaattctcttgacagactgTGTTGTTATGATTGGTAAGTGAAATTACCTTTTAGTTTACGATGAAGTGGAGATTGGTCATCTCGAGGCTGTCTGTCTTTGCTATCGCTCCAACCAGTTGTGCCTGCCATCAGATCAGTCCCTCTCCACTCCGCTTGCCTCCTCTTCTTTCCTTATGTCTTGCACACTTCTTCCTTGGCGCCTCTTTGTTCGCTCTGGCGCTTCGACCATCTCTGGTGGACATGCAGCACACCGGGGATCACCCCTCCCCAACAACCTCCCCCTTCCATCTTGATTTACTAGCTACCTTTGGTGTCTAGGCTAGATCAATGAGAGGAAAGTCCACCGATCTGGAGTGTTGCCAAATAGAACTAGACCGAGGATTCATACAAGGGGAAGGGATGAGTATTTAAGTACAATGCAATGTGAGAAACAGGAGAAGATAGATGCACAAGAGACCAGCACGGCTTGACAAGGTAACCCCCGCCACGTGTACTGCCACTCCGCCACATGTCCACCGACTGCTCCCGCATAGCACTCCCCCATGCCATGCATGAAGACAAACTATTCTTTCACCGAAAATTAAAAAGAACCCAAAAAAATTAAGAACTAACAAAACCAATATTCATTTTGGGAGGAACAAAATGTATATCTTATGTCCTATCCTCTAACCTGTGAACACCAAAAGGTTATTTCGTGCCAAGCTAAATACAAACTATCTATTGTGTCCTGCTCATATAAGCCTATTCCATAAATTATAATCAACTTCTGCATGTACCACCTGCTAGCACTCTACAGGCACGGCGGTATGCCACGCCTTACTTTTTAGTACTACATATAAAAGTTGAAGCCTTTTCTGCTCCCTCATTTACCGCCTTACTTTTTAGTACTACATATAAAAGTTGAAGCCTTTTCTGCTCCCTCATTGATTTGGTTACTGTTCACGTGCATGGTGCACCATTTTTTTATTTCTGGATTTTTAAAAATTCCTCATACTATTTTTGAAAGAATCTGGTGGTAATTCTAGATCGTCGGTTGAAATAGTTAACTTTCCTAATAATTTTTCGCGTTAACAATATAACAATCAGTTTTTGCAAGGGTGGTAACTACCTATAATGTCGCAAAAACAATTTTTCGGTGCAATCTTTGAATAATTTTTCGGTGTCAACTATGAAATAGACCGTTGATTACATAATATTTAATTTTTTGAGGGCGCATATTCGAGTGACAATAATTTCTCAACGGTGCAACAACGTGGAAATTTCAACCTCAAGTTTAGTTTCGATAGTAATTTTTCGTGAGGCGGCAACTACCTATATTTTTCTACAGAAAAAATCCTCAGTAGACATCCTGAACATTGCCGATGTCAACTATGAAACACACCGTTGACTACCTACTATTAATTATTTAAGGATGCATATTTCTCCGCCGGTCATTTTGCAATGACGGACAAGGGTAGTAATTTTTACACGAACCTTAAACTTCAACCGTGGTTCTGGACAATAATTCTTCAACGGTGATTTTTTAAATATAAAATTCGCCTCCTCTTTTACTAGGGGAAATAATGTTGTGTTCTTCTACGGTAACATCAAAAAAATATACTTACTCCACCATCCATCATATTTTCACCTGGGATGACATTCTTCTAGCTAGGGTAAATTTAGAAAGATTTGCCTCTTTTGGCCGGAGAAATACTACCATTTCCTTTTGTAGCAACACTGAAAACAAAAGCACTCCACCATCCACCGCCTATTTCACCGGCACTTCTGCGGTATTTCAGCAACCTAAATATTTATTTTGTTTCTACAATATTTTAACCAACAATCTAGAAACAAAAGCACTCCCCATCCGCTGCCTATTTCACTGGCACTTCCGTGGTATTTCAGCAACCCAAATATTGTATTATTTCTACAAAACTGTCACCAACGATTTTGATACTAAGGTATTTCAGCAACAATTTTGTATTATTTCTACAAAATTTCCTAGTACTACACAAAGTTACAACCTATTGCCAGCCTGCCGGACATGCTTTCGTTGAAGTGCATGTGAGTCCAAATAACGACATGGCAGTTAGAACGAAAGGCATTAGTCAATCCAAACAGCAAACAACTTTTCCTTTGTGAGAAACGAGTGGAGGAGGTTGTGCGTGAGGATAATAAGCCTGTAGAATTGTTTTCGTCCAAGCGGTGGAATCGTGGGACCAGAGAAAACGGCAGATCAGCATGTGTGATCGCCTCTCACGCTGAGCCCCTGCCTGGCTGCCTCCATCAAAAGTAGTACTAGTACACTGGAAGACAACAATAAAGAAAGTAGCATGACACGCAACAAGAGCATAATCCCCACAACTTACTGAGGCTCCATTCATAAATTCATTCAACCATTCAAAATAATCTCCACCAACCACACAATAATTCCAACGACAACAGCATCCTAACAGCAGCATTGTTCATTCCGGTTCATTTCACCACACCACTACTAAACTGTCTCTCGTgacattcactcaacatggtttggGACAAAACAAGATATAAGCCTAACACAGCATTACTTGGTAGCAGATAAGAATCAAGAACTATCCTCTCGCTCACTTGGCAGCAGCCTTGTGCTTGGCGTTCGAGTGGGCTTGCAGGGCGTTCTCGCTGTTGAAGGTCCTGAGTGAGCAACAGCACAAAGAGATTCATCATGTCAGGTCTGGAATCACGAGGTGACAAACTTGGTGGTCCAAGAGCATGGGCGTTTGAAAACTTACTTGGGGCAGGACTTGCACACGACAGACCCACCAGACTTGGGCGACTTCTCATTGGTGGCTGGCGTCTTGCCAGCCACCTTCTTGGCTGGGTGCGGGGTGGCCACATGGACAGAAGCACCCTTCTTGTCCCCTGCAATGAAACCAAGAGCCCTCCTTAAGTATATCACAATCAACGACATAAATGGACACAAATGGCCTGAAAACATGCTTTGCATTTTTCTCACCTGTCTTTTGGCCCGAGGGTGTTGCGATCTTGGCCTTCTTTTTATCAGAAGAAGGTGTCTTCAACACGGTTTCAGCTGCCCTCTTCTTCCCAGACTCTGGCTTCTGCACACATATTACCAGCATCATGTACACTAGGGCAACAACATCACAGTAGGGAGATTTGTAAGAGGCAAGAAGGGCGCATCAAGGTGTAACAGACCTTGGGtgtttcctcatcctcctcatcgtcacTCTCATCTTCATCATCTGAAGAGCTGTCATCACCCTCGCTCGAATCATCCTAGCAAGCACCAACAGCATTACAGCGTCAGTCAAGCATCTAACTTAAAATCTATACTGGGACCATGGTGACATAATAAACTACCATGATGTCAGAAAATGAACTCACAGAATCATCCATGGGAATCAACGCTCCCTCAGAATCATCGTCGCTGTCATCATCACTCTCGTCATCATCACTGTCATCGTCCTTCTTGCTCTTTCCAACGGCAGCCTTTACATCAGGCTTTGGCTTCGCAGCGCCAGCAGACCCGGCAATCTTGACATGCTTTGGCTCCTTGTCCTTTGTTTCAGTTTTGCCTGGAAAGAATAGTATAAAGTATGCATTGGCAAAGGTTTTCTCCTAGACAAAGTTACAGAAGCATATGGTTTGACAAAGTTACAGAAGCATATGGTTTACCAAACAGAAATACATGAAAAAGAAATGCCAACAACTGAATGAACTGGAAAAGATAAAAGGGAGAGAGAAATCTGGATACCATTTGCCATGGTGGCTGGAACAATCTTCTCTTGCTCCTCTTCATCTGAAAAAATAGAGTCTGTTCAGTCGTCTTCATCTCAATACAAGAGCACTAGTACTACAAGTACAGCAACAGTATAAATACCTTcagattcatcatcatcatcaaaatCCATCTCATCTCCTTCAGCAGGCTGGAAGACCTTGTAGCCAGAGAAGAAGACGCTAGAGGACTTGGAGGTGTGCGAGAGCTCAAACTCCTTCTCAAAGACCAAATCAAACTGGATCTGTGGAAACTTGTCATTCGAGAGGGTCCCAATGGAGAGCTTCTGGTCGTCAACCTTCACGAACATGGTCGCCTTGTCATCCTTCTTGACCTCACCAAGGGCACCCTGCCAAAGATAAACAAAACAGGGAGAGAAATTTCAGTACCATACACAGTAAGGCAGGACAATTAAATTACATGTACACCGCTTGTTAAAAGAGGGATTGCAAAAGGATGAAGAGGTCACAATTAACTAATCGCCCGTTGATGGCAGGAGACGTTATTAAGGAGAATAAACAAGAGATGGGTGTATGGTTAGTAAGCAGACCTGGGAGAGATGTAGGAAGAAGTCATCTTCAGGTGAGACCTTGACTGACTGTCCAGGCTTGACCTCAAGGCCTGCACAAGTTGAAAAAATTGAGGCTCAGTTACATGTACAGATTTCAGCTTCTTTTCAAAGTAAAAAATAGCAGAAATGGAACATAGAAAGGTTGGCAATATTTGATAGAGAGAAACTATTCATAAATATGGTGATTCAAACACTGCACACAGCTAGAGCTAGTTGACAGCAGTATTGCAAAGTTGTCTAGGAAGTAAAAACCAGACATATAAAGATGCTGGCATCATGGCAAGTTCCAATGCAACAACGCTGCTACCAAGGACGGTGGAATATGAGATCACCTCCTGAAGGAGGTGTTCCTACGAGGAAACCTCAACAACAGAAGTCTTACTTTGTGAAGCTTTGCCTAGGAATATACAAACATGGAATGTTTGCTCCCATGAAGCTGAAGGACTCGATGTCCACCCGTCAAAGAAAAAAATGGTTAAAACAAAATGTGCGAAACATATAAAACTTGGAAAATTATAAATGATTGTATCATGGCAAGTCCCAAACATAAAATGGTTGAAAGAAAATATGCGGAACATATAACACTTAAAAATATAAATGATAGTCTCATGGCAAGTCCCAAAGTTTAACTGCAGCAACGCCCCTATCAAGGGCGATGGAATATGAGACCAGGGGAATCACAGCATTCAAAGGCTTATTCTGTGGAGTTTGCCAAGGAATATACAATCATGGGAGAGTTTGCTCCTTATCAGTCAACAAGAACTTGCATGTCCCTCCATCACACTATGACAAATAACTACTGGCTAATCCAAAGAATGAAACTACCAAAATGAAATACAGCAGGAGTAACTTGAAATGAATTGATGGTCGAATCCAAGCAGTTATCAAGCAAATTGAATGTAAAGCAGGAGGCTGATTTTACCAGACCGGAGATGGAAAACATATGGTTGTTACAGATATTGGCATATGGTTGTTGCAGGCAAAACATATCATATACAGCAGCAGCACGTACGGAGCCGTAAATCGAGCACTGAACGGCGGCCAtgtaaggaggaggaggaggaggaggaggaggaggcggagagggcaAAGGTGTGAGGGAGCGTTACCCCAGAACTCCATCGGAACGGAGgcggctggtggtggtggcggcgacgtgGGAAGAGCGCCGCGTTATAGAAAAAGCTAGGGTTTAAGCCGGCCGGACGGAGCGGTGGGGGTTTGGAGTGGGATGGTGCCTTTTAACAGGCCGAGCCCGCGGCCTGGCCGTCCGATGCGTGCGCCGCCCATCATGGCCGTCCGTCCCCGCCTAACCTGAAACCCTCGGGGCTGAATTGGATTACATAGACGGTGCGTGGGCTCGCTCACTTGGGCTCCATCTCACTTCTGATGGGCTGCCGTGTGCAGTTACCGCTCCCTAGAGACCGAGCGAGGAATCTTGTAAATCGCCGCGTGTGTGCGGGGGTGACCACCTGGGCCGTAGCCTATAACTGTTTTTTTTCTTCTGGTTTTGTGAAGGTTTTGggctatgcaattcatgtcaacaataataataagatGGATACCAAGTATCTTATGTATGAAaatatctatgtgtcatgagtttgaccttttatgagtaagtgttgcctcattttcttgaatgctaaggactacacctcttGTTTCTCAACTTTGGGTTACCAAGACTTTTCAacactagatttaaatgtgcgccttggcgcacgatcccgtgaaattcatAGTGATCTACAGTTTATATAATGATGTTTTTTATTTGTACAAAAAAAATTGATACTCTTTCTACATATAAGGTGTATAATTTTTTGAGAAAAGTctccaaaatataagatatattgtGTTGGATAACCTGTATCAA from Lolium rigidum isolate FL_2022 chromosome 4, APGP_CSIRO_Lrig_0.1, whole genome shotgun sequence encodes the following:
- the LOC124706877 gene encoding histone deacetylase HDT2-like — its product is MEFWGLEVKPGQSVKVSPEDDFFLHLSQGALGEVKKDDKATMFVKVDDQKLSIGTLSNDKFPQIQFDLVFEKEFELSHTSKSSSVFFSGYKVFQPAEGDEMDFDDDDESEDEEEQEKIVPATMANGKTETKDKEPKHVKIAGSAGAAKPKPDVKAAVGKSKKDDDSDDDESDDDSDDDSEGALIPMDDSDDSSEGDDSSSDDEDESDDEEDEETPKKPESGKKRAAETVLKTPSSDKKKAKIATPSGQKTGDKKGASVHVATPHPAKKVAGKTPATNEKSPKSGGSVVCKSCPKTFNSENALQAHSNAKHKAAAK